Proteins encoded by one window of Streptomyces sp. NBC_01477:
- a CDS encoding bile acid:sodium symporter family protein produces MSVARRSYGRLGLRARQRPDDASMASTGERKASGPATGRTPRRPAPNPPALVNGGPRRFGKAVDPYVAALVGTVALAALLPATGGAAVAVGHTADIAIGLLFFLYGSRLSAREALDGLRGWRLHTVVVASTFVLFPVLGLAAGAVAPSLLTPQLYTGLLFLCVVPSTVQSSIAFTSTARGNVAAAICAGTYSSLLGMLLTPLLAAWLIGSTVRFSADGLLALGTQLVAPFLAGQALRRWTGGFIGRHKRSLGRLDRVSILLVVYTAFSKGMAEGIWHQVTAVRLAALLLVEAVILALALGVTSLAARRLGFGDEDRIAIVFCGSKKSLATGLPMAAALFGPRAGLAILPLMLFHQMQLAVCAFIATRWSRRPAPGSAQPGTPVAVVPADVPADVPADVPADVPADVPAGAHRA; encoded by the coding sequence GTGTCCGTAGCGCGCCGGTCGTACGGGCGGCTGGGGCTTCGTGCCCGGCAGCGGCCGGACGACGCGTCCATGGCGTCCACGGGCGAACGGAAGGCGTCCGGCCCGGCCACGGGCCGGACGCCCCGCCGCCCCGCGCCGAACCCGCCGGCCCTGGTGAACGGCGGCCCGCGCCGGTTCGGCAAGGCGGTGGACCCCTACGTGGCGGCGCTCGTCGGGACGGTCGCGCTGGCGGCGCTGCTGCCCGCGACGGGCGGCGCCGCCGTGGCCGTCGGCCACACCGCCGACATCGCCATCGGCCTGCTGTTCTTCCTCTACGGCAGCCGGCTGTCGGCCCGCGAGGCGCTCGACGGGCTGCGCGGGTGGCGGCTGCACACGGTGGTCGTCGCCAGCACCTTCGTCCTCTTCCCCGTCCTCGGCCTGGCCGCGGGCGCGGTCGCGCCCTCCTTGCTCACCCCGCAGCTCTACACGGGGCTGCTGTTCCTGTGCGTGGTCCCCTCGACCGTCCAGTCGTCGATCGCGTTCACCTCCACCGCCCGCGGCAATGTCGCGGCGGCCATCTGCGCGGGCACGTACTCCAGCCTGCTGGGCATGCTGCTGACCCCGCTGCTCGCGGCCTGGCTGATCGGCTCGACCGTGCGCTTCTCGGCGGACGGGCTGCTGGCGCTGGGCACCCAGCTGGTCGCGCCCTTCCTCGCCGGCCAGGCGCTGCGCCGCTGGACCGGCGGCTTCATCGGCCGGCACAAGCGCTCGCTGGGCCGGCTGGACCGGGTGTCCATCCTGCTGGTCGTCTACACCGCTTTCAGCAAGGGCATGGCGGAGGGCATCTGGCACCAGGTCACCGCGGTACGCCTGGCCGCGCTGCTGCTGGTCGAGGCCGTCATCCTGGCGCTGGCCCTCGGCGTGACCTCGCTCGCCGCGCGGCGGCTCGGATTCGGCGACGAGGACCGGATCGCGATCGTCTTCTGCGGGTCGAAGAAGAGCCTCGCGACCGGACTGCCCATGGCCGCCGCCCTCTTCGGGCCGCGGGCCGGGCTGGCGATCCTGCCGCTGATGCTCTTCCACCAGATGCAGCTGGCGGTGTGCGCGTTCATCGCCACCCGCTGGTCCCGCCGCCCCGCACCGGGGTCCGCGCAGCCCGGCACGCCTGTCGCGGTTGTGCCCGCCGACGTCCCCGCCGACGTCCCCGCCGACGTCCCCGCCGACGTCCCCGCCGACGTCCCGGCCGGGGCGCATCGGGCCTGA
- a CDS encoding isocitrate lyase/PEP mutase family protein, which translates to MQYGTALRNEIKTSETTPLIGVYDMYSASLAAPHYNGFFVSGFGFAASYYGLPDIGFIAWPDMVAFAERLRTAFPTHHLLVDIDDGYVDPEVACHVVQRLERAGASGVILEDQKRPRRCGHADGKLTLPLEEYLEKLEMVLASRRDMVVVARTDATEDEDILRRAAALAATDADVVLVDGVRSVEWVHRIREVIGDKPLLFNQIAGGKSPRLSLSELTDLGVDVAIYSTPCLFAAHSAIEDALLELKDADGRLPVGRGAGAVGVAGATQLLERNISRHHERAVLPHTSPSPERQPVSV; encoded by the coding sequence GTGCAGTACGGCACCGCCCTGCGGAACGAGATCAAGACCTCGGAAACCACGCCCCTCATCGGGGTCTATGACATGTATTCGGCCTCGCTCGCCGCCCCGCACTACAACGGCTTCTTCGTCTCCGGATTCGGCTTCGCCGCCTCCTACTACGGCCTGCCCGACATCGGCTTCATCGCCTGGCCCGACATGGTCGCGTTCGCCGAGCGGCTGCGGACGGCCTTCCCCACCCACCACCTGCTGGTCGACATCGACGACGGCTACGTCGACCCGGAGGTCGCCTGCCACGTGGTGCAGCGGCTGGAGCGGGCCGGGGCCTCGGGCGTGATCCTGGAGGACCAGAAGCGCCCGCGGCGCTGCGGCCACGCGGACGGCAAGCTCACGCTGCCGCTGGAGGAGTACCTGGAGAAGTTGGAGATGGTGCTGGCCAGCCGGCGCGACATGGTGGTCGTGGCGCGGACCGACGCCACGGAGGACGAGGACATCCTGCGCCGCGCCGCCGCGCTGGCCGCCACCGACGCGGACGTCGTGCTGGTGGACGGGGTGCGCAGCGTGGAGTGGGTCCACCGCATCCGCGAGGTCATCGGGGACAAGCCGCTGCTGTTCAACCAGATCGCCGGCGGCAAGTCGCCGCGGCTGTCGCTTTCCGAGCTGACCGACCTCGGCGTGGACGTGGCCATCTACAGCACGCCGTGCCTCTTCGCCGCGCACAGCGCGATCGAGGACGCGCTGCTGGAGCTGAAGGACGCCGACGGCCGGCTGCCGGTCGGCCGCGGCGCGGGCGCGGTCGGCGTGGCGGGCGCCACGCAGCTGCTGGAGCGCAACATCAGCCGGCACCACGAGCGTGCCGTCCTGCCGCACACCTCGCCGTCGCCGGAACGGCAGCCCGTCTCCGTCTGA
- a CDS encoding serine hydrolase domain-containing protein: MSAGPAADIPAAPAPVPYEDGGLAPLLDEALARVRAPDVVVAVSRGGHRTVVSGGTAAAPAVPREDLGFGLGSLSKTFTVLLLADLARAGAVGLDDPLAAHLPGLPPLSGDACRITLRHLATHTSGLPRVPRDLFAGAVLHPYTNGYAGYSGDRLLSAYAHVRPRHAPGTRWHYSNFGLALLGSALAHTAGTAFPDLLTRRVLCPLALTATTAGADAARSRPDRAIATGHHGDGRTPFPFTDMAAFTPAGGVLSTPHDMLGYAEAHLRSAGGPLAGALRDVQVPQLRKGFGRRRETHTLTWFQHPASGGPVLFHAGATFGIQCFLGFHPATRTAVAVCATRHDRTSSVVHAAYTLLQSLAGRPLPGPAHR; encoded by the coding sequence GTGAGCGCCGGGCCGGCCGCCGACATCCCGGCCGCGCCCGCCCCCGTGCCGTACGAGGACGGCGGTCTCGCCCCGCTGCTGGACGAGGCCCTGGCCCGGGTGCGCGCCCCCGACGTCGTGGTGGCCGTGAGCCGCGGCGGGCACCGTACGGTCGTCTCCGGCGGGACGGCCGCGGCTCCGGCGGTGCCGCGCGAGGACCTGGGCTTCGGCCTCGGCTCGCTGTCCAAGACCTTCACCGTGCTGCTGCTCGCCGACCTCGCCCGGGCCGGCGCCGTCGGGCTGGACGACCCGCTGGCCGCCCACCTGCCGGGGCTGCCGCCGCTGTCCGGCGACGCCTGCCGGATCACCCTGCGCCACCTGGCCACGCACACCTCGGGCCTGCCGAGGGTGCCGCGGGACCTGTTCGCGGGCGCCGTCCTCCACCCGTACACCAACGGCTACGCGGGCTACAGCGGCGACCGGCTGCTGTCCGCCTACGCCCACGTCCGCCCCCGGCACGCCCCGGGCACCCGCTGGCACTACTCCAACTTCGGCCTGGCGCTGCTGGGTTCGGCGCTGGCGCACACGGCGGGCACCGCCTTCCCCGACCTGCTCACCCGGCGGGTGCTGTGCCCCCTGGCCCTGACCGCGACCACCGCCGGCGCAGACGCCGCGAGGTCCCGCCCGGACCGCGCCATCGCGACCGGCCACCACGGCGACGGCCGTACGCCCTTCCCGTTCACGGACATGGCCGCGTTCACCCCGGCCGGCGGCGTCCTGTCCACCCCGCACGACATGCTCGGCTATGCCGAGGCGCATCTGCGGTCGGCCGGCGGGCCGCTGGCCGGGGCGCTGCGCGACGTCCAAGTCCCGCAGTTGCGCAAGGGGTTCGGGCGCCGGCGCGAGACGCACACCCTGACCTGGTTCCAGCACCCGGCGAGCGGCGGCCCGGTGCTCTTCCACGCCGGCGCCACCTTCGGCATCCAGTGCTTCCTCGGCTTCCACCCGGCGACCCGCACCGCCGTCGCCGTGTGCGCCACCCGCCACGACCGCACCAGCTCGGTGGTCCACGCCGCCTACACCCTGCTCCAGTCCCTGGCCGGCCGCCCCCTGCCCGGGCCGGCCCACCGCTGA
- a CDS encoding DUF6895 family protein: protein MTAASPALLHRVGDRALAWLDTNREHFRLTDEDLASGRGIVERIKPVGELAINMRVLSREGVAGSRQHDISVRLLDYAWRDLLDGGNLLAGLQQQEPLSPVPLEIYASLHELGYRHPGLESGIDLARTTASWRALEMMPNRRLGLLNAERKIGLVPSGDSDQALAATWLGRRPEPWTVQLHIAYDITHTVFHLSDWGATPDRIPREIADYLSLYLPAWMADWAELEHWDLLGELLVVDACLPRPTLDAAMWGLYAAAQAPDGAMPVQGAMPQGDRDEVFDVVHHPTLVAAFASAMATSRALSSDVAA from the coding sequence GTGACCGCCGCATCCCCCGCCCTCCTGCACCGCGTCGGCGACCGGGCGCTGGCCTGGCTGGACACCAACCGCGAGCACTTCCGGCTCACCGACGAGGACCTGGCCTCCGGCCGCGGCATCGTCGAACGGATCAAACCCGTCGGGGAGTTGGCGATCAACATGCGGGTGCTGTCCCGGGAGGGCGTGGCCGGCTCGCGGCAGCACGACATCTCGGTACGGCTGCTGGACTACGCCTGGCGCGACCTGCTCGACGGCGGCAATCTGCTGGCCGGACTCCAGCAGCAGGAACCGCTGTCGCCCGTGCCGCTGGAGATCTACGCCAGCCTGCACGAACTCGGCTACCGGCACCCCGGCCTGGAGAGCGGGATCGACCTGGCCAGGACCACGGCGAGCTGGCGGGCGCTGGAGATGATGCCGAACCGGCGGCTCGGCCTGCTCAATGCCGAGCGCAAGATCGGGCTGGTGCCCAGCGGCGACAGCGACCAGGCGCTCGCGGCCACCTGGCTCGGCCGCAGGCCGGAACCGTGGACCGTGCAGCTGCACATCGCCTACGACATCACCCACACCGTCTTCCACCTCAGCGACTGGGGAGCCACCCCCGACCGCATCCCGCGGGAGATCGCCGACTACCTCTCCCTCTACCTGCCCGCGTGGATGGCGGACTGGGCGGAGCTGGAGCACTGGGACCTGCTCGGCGAGCTGCTCGTGGTCGACGCCTGCCTGCCCCGGCCCACGCTCGACGCCGCGATGTGGGGGCTGTACGCCGCCGCGCAGGCGCCGGACGGGGCGATGCCGGTGCAGGGCGCGATGCCGCAGGGCGACCGCGACGAGGTCTTCGACGTGGTCCACCACCCCACCCTGGTGGCGGCGTTCGCCTCGGCGATGGCCACCTCGCGGGCGCTGTCCTCGGACGTGGCCGCGTGA
- a CDS encoding DUF6895 family protein translates to MSGEHTGTAHRGAASAPGDRVPAGTTSARPAASAPAEAAAAGTALRPAPPPGGRAHPDAELLDGVVGGALRWLGSVRQAFRLPADVATDADPNTTLKPLGELAELMQVIQALHPLAPVREAAADLFGLAWKETRGGELFVELVRGEPVATYPVELYGVFARAGLRHPGAEELIGATTSLRRWRVPREDPTRTLNVLNAERRIGLPPHTDFDAVLASTGLGQRPEPWALDRKAAYGITHDVFHTTDWGRAPGRLPGPQAEYLRLWLPAWTETWSEERLWDLVGEFLALSACLPGAPYDPAAWRRFAANRTADGAVPEAGGPPPPGATPGEVFTACYHSTLVAAFAATLARAAPPAPGARAARPPGAALPEGAAPTDHPLPESEATP, encoded by the coding sequence GTGAGCGGCGAGCACACGGGCACGGCGCACCGGGGCGCCGCCAGCGCGCCGGGCGACCGGGTCCCGGCGGGTACGACGTCCGCGCGTCCGGCCGCCTCCGCGCCCGCCGAGGCCGCGGCTGCGGGCACGGCTCTCCGTCCCGCGCCGCCGCCCGGCGGACGCGCCCACCCCGACGCCGAGTTGCTCGACGGCGTCGTCGGCGGGGCGCTGCGCTGGCTGGGGTCCGTGCGGCAGGCCTTCCGGCTGCCGGCGGACGTCGCCACCGACGCCGACCCGAACACCACGCTCAAACCGCTGGGCGAACTGGCCGAGTTGATGCAGGTGATCCAGGCGCTGCACCCGCTGGCGCCGGTGCGCGAGGCCGCCGCCGACCTCTTCGGCCTCGCCTGGAAGGAGACCCGCGGCGGCGAGCTGTTCGTGGAGCTGGTCCGCGGCGAGCCCGTGGCCACCTACCCGGTCGAGCTGTACGGGGTGTTCGCGCGGGCGGGCCTGCGCCACCCCGGCGCCGAGGAGCTGATCGGGGCGACCACCTCGCTGCGCCGCTGGCGGGTGCCGCGCGAGGACCCCACCCGCACCCTCAACGTGCTCAACGCCGAGCGCCGCATCGGACTGCCGCCGCACACCGACTTCGACGCGGTGCTCGCGTCGACCGGCCTCGGCCAACGCCCCGAACCGTGGGCGCTGGACCGCAAGGCCGCGTACGGGATCACGCACGACGTCTTCCACACCACCGACTGGGGCCGCGCGCCGGGCCGGCTGCCGGGACCCCAGGCGGAATACCTGCGGCTGTGGCTGCCGGCCTGGACCGAGACGTGGTCGGAGGAGCGGCTGTGGGACCTGGTCGGCGAATTCCTGGCCCTCTCCGCGTGCCTGCCGGGCGCTCCCTACGACCCCGCGGCCTGGCGCCGCTTCGCCGCGAACCGCACCGCGGACGGCGCGGTGCCCGAGGCCGGCGGCCCGCCGCCGCCCGGCGCCACCCCGGGCGAGGTCTTCACCGCCTGCTACCACTCCACGCTCGTGGCCGCCTTCGCCGCGACGCTGGCGCGCGCCGCCCCGCCCGCTCCCGGGGCGCGGGCCGCCCGGCCGCCCGGCGCCGCGCTCCCCGAGGGCGCCGCACCGACCGACCACCCGCTGCCCGAAAGCGAGGCGACACCGTGA
- a CDS encoding alpha/beta hydrolase yields MKIERTTIDGVFIEHASPESAPAAPPVVFVHGGAHGSWAWENYLGYFAATGRDCYAFSWFNHEGSAALPDDRFAARSLADTVEELEIVTAHVGQAPVLMTHSMGAIVAQKYAERHPVVAQVHLAPAVCAEVGLDVEFDIDPGAPVERLPFEVAWGLYLGGCSEEDAGRYHALMSRESAVAVKEAVTASVSVDRTRIGGPSLVVAAEHDAIVPAEAVRRSAAHFGSDYLFLPDRSHNVLLEPRWRGTADRVRSWLDHRAW; encoded by the coding sequence GTGAAAATCGAGCGCACGACGATCGACGGTGTGTTCATCGAGCACGCATCGCCGGAAAGCGCCCCGGCCGCGCCTCCCGTCGTTTTCGTCCACGGCGGCGCCCACGGCAGCTGGGCCTGGGAGAATTACCTCGGCTATTTCGCCGCGACCGGCCGGGACTGCTACGCCTTCAGCTGGTTCAACCACGAGGGATCAGCCGCGCTGCCCGACGACCGCTTCGCCGCCCGCTCCCTGGCCGACACGGTGGAGGAACTGGAGATCGTCACCGCCCACGTGGGGCAGGCGCCGGTTCTCATGACCCACAGCATGGGCGCGATCGTCGCGCAGAAGTACGCAGAAAGGCATCCCGTGGTCGCCCAGGTGCACCTCGCTCCGGCGGTCTGCGCGGAAGTCGGACTTGACGTCGAGTTCGACATCGATCCCGGCGCGCCGGTCGAGCGGCTTCCCTTCGAGGTGGCGTGGGGCCTTTATCTGGGCGGGTGTTCGGAAGAGGACGCCGGGCGTTATCACGCGCTGATGTCGAGGGAATCCGCCGTCGCGGTCAAGGAGGCGGTGACCGCGTCGGTGAGCGTGGACCGTACGCGTATCGGCGGACCGTCCCTGGTGGTCGCGGCGGAGCACGACGCGATAGTCCCCGCGGAGGCGGTACGCCGCAGTGCCGCCCACTTCGGCTCCGACTATCTGTTCCTTCCCGACCGCTCGCACAATGTGCTTCTCGAGCCGCGCTGGCGCGGGACCGCGGACCGGGTCCGCTCCTGGCTCGACCACCGGGCCTGGTAG